One Frankia alni ACN14a DNA window includes the following coding sequences:
- a CDS encoding acyclic terpene utilization AtuA family protein has protein sequence MTPETPRRAVRIANCSGFYGDRIDAARLMVDGGPVDVLTGDYLAELTMLILWKARRRDPDAGYARTFLVQLEQVLGTCLDRGIRIVVNAGGLNPAGLAAQVAAVAGRLGLAPRVAHITGDDLVGRLDELRAAGEPLTHLDTGRPFAGLAADGGPPVTANAYLGGWGIAAALAAGADVVVAPRVTDASLVVGPAAWWHGWARDDWDRLAGAVAAGHVIECGPQACGGNYPFLAEITDRRYPGFPIAEVAADGSSVITKHPGTGGLVSVGTVTAQLLYEIAQPAYPNPDVVAHFDTIRLVEQGPDRVRLSGTRGSPPPDTLKVAMTCLGGYRNTMTLVLTGLDIEEKATWARRELFDLLGGEGAVDEADVRLLRFDRPDADDNALATAHLRITVKDRDPARVGRRFSDATTALALGGYAGFHTTTPPTEASAYGVYWPTLVHRDAVEQRVVLDDGRQIVVPHSPSAPPAVGIPPLPRPSAVAGRGAVAGGDRLVRVPLGLLAGARSGDKGGNANVGLWARDDAAYAWLAAELTAARFAELVPEARGLTIHRYELANLRALNVVVVGLLGDGVAAATRPDPQAKGLGEYVRSRLVDVPARLLPR, from the coding sequence ATGACCCCCGAGACGCCGCGGCGGGCGGTGCGCATCGCGAACTGCTCGGGGTTCTACGGTGACCGGATCGACGCCGCCCGGCTCATGGTCGACGGCGGCCCGGTGGACGTGCTCACCGGCGACTACCTGGCCGAACTCACGATGCTGATCCTGTGGAAGGCGCGCCGGCGCGACCCCGACGCCGGCTACGCGCGGACCTTCCTCGTCCAGCTCGAACAGGTGCTCGGCACCTGCCTGGACCGCGGGATCCGGATCGTGGTCAACGCCGGCGGGCTCAACCCCGCCGGGCTCGCCGCGCAGGTCGCCGCGGTCGCGGGGCGCCTCGGCCTGGCCCCGCGGGTCGCCCACATCACCGGCGACGACCTCGTCGGCCGGCTCGACGAGCTGCGAGCGGCCGGCGAGCCGCTCACCCACCTCGACACCGGGCGGCCGTTCGCCGGGCTCGCCGCGGACGGCGGGCCGCCGGTGACCGCCAACGCCTACCTCGGCGGGTGGGGCATCGCCGCCGCGCTGGCCGCGGGCGCCGACGTCGTGGTGGCGCCGCGGGTGACCGACGCCTCCCTCGTCGTCGGGCCGGCGGCCTGGTGGCACGGCTGGGCCCGCGACGACTGGGACCGCCTCGCCGGCGCCGTCGCGGCCGGGCACGTGATCGAATGCGGGCCGCAGGCGTGCGGTGGGAACTACCCCTTCCTGGCCGAGATCACCGACCGGCGCTATCCCGGGTTCCCGATCGCGGAGGTCGCCGCCGACGGCTCCAGCGTCATCACGAAGCATCCCGGCACCGGCGGGCTGGTCTCCGTCGGGACCGTCACCGCCCAGCTGCTCTACGAGATCGCGCAGCCGGCGTACCCGAATCCGGACGTCGTCGCCCACTTCGACACGATCCGGCTGGTCGAGCAGGGCCCGGACCGGGTGCGGCTGTCCGGCACCCGGGGCAGCCCGCCGCCGGACACGCTGAAGGTCGCCATGACCTGCCTCGGTGGGTACCGCAACACGATGACGCTCGTCCTCACCGGCCTCGACATCGAGGAGAAGGCCACCTGGGCCCGCCGGGAGCTGTTCGACCTGCTCGGCGGCGAGGGCGCCGTCGACGAGGCGGACGTGCGGCTGCTGCGGTTCGACCGGCCCGACGCCGACGACAACGCCCTGGCCACGGCGCACCTGCGGATCACGGTGAAGGACCGCGACCCGGCCCGGGTCGGCCGGCGGTTCTCGGACGCGACGACGGCGCTGGCCCTCGGCGGCTACGCGGGCTTCCACACGACCACCCCGCCGACCGAGGCCAGCGCCTACGGCGTGTACTGGCCGACGCTGGTGCACCGCGACGCCGTCGAGCAGCGCGTGGTCCTCGACGACGGCCGGCAGATCGTCGTCCCGCACAGCCCGTCGGCGCCGCCCGCCGTCGGCATCCCACCGCTGCCGAGGCCGTCGGCCGTCGCGGGGCGGGGCGCCGTCGCGGGGGGCGATCGGTTGGTCCGGGTGCCGCTGGGGCTGCTCGCGGGGGCGCGGTCCGGGGACAAGGGCGGCAACGCCAACGTCGGGCTCTGGGCCCGCGACGACGCCGCCTACGCCTGGCTCGCCGCCGAGCTGACCGCGGCGCGTTTCGCCGAGCTGGTCCCGGAGGCGCGGGGGCTGACGATCCACCGCTACGAGCTGGCGAACCTGCGGGCGCTCAACGTCGTCGTGGTCGGCCTGCTCGGCGACGGCGTGGCCGCGGCGACCAGGCCCGACCCGCAGGCCAAGGGGCTCGGCGAGTATGTCCGCTCACGGCTGGTCGACGTGCCGGCCCGGCTCCTGCCGCGTTGA
- a CDS encoding TOBE domain-containing protein, producing the protein MILSIRNRFTGIITEIVSGSVMGTVTMEIPGGLSLAATVTMDAIKDLGIGIGTAVEALIKSTDIAVATTEVSGLSIRNKLAGTLVGLDSGGAMSVARIKVGKDVELTAAITRAAAEELKLEPGTPVTALIKSTEVSFSAV; encoded by the coding sequence ATGATCCTTAGTATTCGTAACCGATTCACCGGAATTATTACCGAGATAGTCAGCGGCTCGGTCATGGGAACCGTCACCATGGAGATTCCCGGCGGCCTGTCGCTCGCGGCCACGGTCACGATGGACGCGATCAAGGATCTTGGTATCGGCATCGGCACCGCCGTGGAGGCACTCATCAAGTCGACCGACATCGCGGTGGCGACCACCGAGGTGTCGGGGCTGAGTATCCGGAACAAGCTGGCGGGTACGCTCGTCGGGCTCGACTCCGGCGGAGCGATGTCGGTCGCGAGGATCAAGGTCGGCAAGGATGTGGAGCTCACGGCGGCGATCACTCGGGCGGCGGCCGAGGAGCTCAAGCTCGAGCCCGGCACGCCGGTCACCGCACTGATCAAGTCCACCGAGGTCTCCTTCTCCGCGGTCTGA
- a CDS encoding enoyl-CoA hydratase-related protein → MTSTAVGYRREGPVAWLTIDRPETRNALSAEVRAGLWEAFTRLGADADAAVGVLTASGDRAFCAGGDLREMAGEGLRVPPPDYLPQLGRNIDVDKPVIAAVNGAAYAGGFLLTQCCDLVVAAETARFAVTEARVGRGAPWAAPLPYLLAPRIAMQMLLTGQPLTARRAHELGLVNEVVPGPELAGRAGELAATIAANAPLSVRAARRTVGLLAELPLSAAYREAERLWEPVYLSDDAQEGPRAFRDGRPPVWTGR, encoded by the coding sequence GTGACGTCCACGGCGGTCGGCTACCGCCGCGAGGGACCCGTCGCGTGGCTGACGATCGACCGCCCCGAGACCCGCAACGCCCTGTCCGCCGAGGTGCGTGCCGGGCTGTGGGAGGCGTTCACCCGGCTCGGCGCGGACGCCGACGCCGCTGTCGGCGTGCTCACGGCCAGCGGGGACCGGGCCTTCTGCGCCGGCGGCGACCTGCGGGAGATGGCGGGGGAGGGGCTGCGGGTGCCGCCGCCGGACTACCTGCCGCAGCTCGGCCGCAACATCGACGTCGACAAGCCGGTGATCGCCGCCGTCAACGGGGCCGCCTACGCCGGCGGGTTCCTGCTGACGCAGTGCTGCGATCTCGTGGTCGCCGCCGAGACCGCCCGGTTCGCCGTCACCGAGGCCCGGGTCGGCCGCGGCGCCCCCTGGGCCGCGCCGCTGCCCTACCTGCTGGCGCCGCGGATCGCGATGCAGATGCTGCTGACCGGTCAGCCGCTGACCGCGCGGCGCGCCCACGAACTCGGCCTGGTCAACGAGGTCGTCCCCGGCCCGGAGCTGGCCGGCCGGGCCGGCGAGCTCGCGGCGACGATCGCGGCGAACGCGCCGCTGTCGGTGCGCGCGGCCCGGCGCACGGTCGGACTGCTCGCCGAACTCCCGCTGTCGGCGGCGTACCGGGAGGCGGAGCGGCTCTGGGAACCGGTCTACCTCAGCGACGACGCGCAGGAGGGCCCGCGGGCGTTCCGCGACGGCCGCCCGCCGGTGTGGACCGGCCGCTGA
- a CDS encoding acyl-CoA dehydrogenase family protein → MSWSGSAHSHEETTEWLSRVEKVTPVLVRHREQAERERVTPAAVIAALRDQNIHRMWVSPSFGGGGVSVRTGSAVLQALARVDASVAWQMGVQGVISRMSDYLPEQVACQLFQDSDGLVVGGINPSGQAEPVPGGYRLRGRWSFASGSTHADWLVCASLVTEGDSPADGLAGGDCAPAATAPTRMLFVPAGVVRFDDDWHTTGLRGTGSVSFTVDDQFVPEEFTVDGGLLRRPPAARPSRGYPIAYYDFGPFTTASTILGIAQDALSAFPGIAVGTVPARGTQTLGTSHTVQAGLARAAALVRSAELLLEDAAHHASLRCLIGGEELSALIRLAAATVGENTVKAVDSLHSMAGTRALGAGGRLDRCLRDVHSAAAHITLSPTNFEMVGAYLLGGSLLMRR, encoded by the coding sequence GTGTCCTGGAGCGGCTCCGCGCACTCCCATGAAGAGACGACCGAGTGGCTCTCGCGAGTCGAGAAGGTCACTCCCGTCCTGGTTCGGCACCGCGAGCAGGCCGAGCGGGAAAGGGTGACGCCGGCCGCCGTCATCGCCGCGCTACGGGATCAGAACATCCACCGCATGTGGGTGTCCCCGTCCTTCGGTGGCGGCGGAGTCAGCGTCCGGACCGGCTCCGCCGTCCTGCAGGCGCTCGCCCGTGTCGACGCCTCGGTCGCCTGGCAGATGGGGGTCCAGGGGGTCATCTCCCGGATGTCGGACTATCTGCCGGAGCAGGTCGCCTGCCAGCTCTTCCAGGACAGCGACGGGCTCGTGGTCGGCGGGATCAACCCCTCCGGTCAGGCCGAGCCGGTGCCCGGCGGCTACCGGCTGCGGGGTCGCTGGTCGTTCGCGAGCGGATCCACCCACGCCGACTGGCTCGTCTGCGCCTCCCTGGTCACGGAGGGCGACTCCCCGGCCGACGGCCTCGCGGGGGGCGATTGCGCGCCGGCGGCGACCGCGCCGACCCGGATGCTGTTCGTGCCCGCCGGCGTGGTCCGCTTCGACGACGACTGGCACACGACGGGCCTGCGAGGGACGGGAAGTGTCAGCTTCACCGTCGACGACCAGTTCGTGCCCGAGGAGTTCACCGTCGACGGCGGGCTGCTGCGCCGCCCACCGGCCGCCCGCCCCTCCCGCGGCTACCCCATCGCCTACTACGACTTCGGGCCGTTCACCACGGCGTCGACGATTCTCGGCATCGCCCAGGACGCGTTGAGCGCCTTCCCGGGCATCGCCGTGGGCACGGTCCCCGCCCGGGGGACGCAGACCCTGGGCACCAGCCACACCGTCCAGGCCGGCCTCGCCCGCGCCGCGGCACTGGTCCGCTCCGCCGAGCTGCTGTTGGAGGACGCCGCCCACCATGCCAGCCTGCGCTGCCTGATCGGCGGGGAGGAGCTGTCCGCGCTGATCAGACTGGCCGCCGCCACCGTCGGCGAGAACACGGTCAAGGCCGTGGACAGCCTGCACAGCATGGCCGGCACCCGCGCGCTGGGCGCGGGCGGGCGGCTCGACCGCTGCCTGCGCGACGTCCACAGCGCGGCCGCGCACATCACCCTGTCGCCGACGAACTTCGAGATGGTCGGCGCCTACCTGCTGGGCGGCTCGCTGCTCATGCGGCGTTGA
- a CDS encoding SDR family oxidoreductase, with protein MDAVDQEAGILVEIAITGATGFLGVHLVRELLERNASLTVLAHAGSGDAADRLARFLRATGASPRLIDDLPRRISVVDVDVAEPFLGLDRADFRRIADGVDAVWHSAAQTKLAGDLAELRHVNVDGTRNMLALAAAGGRRPRFYHVSTAFVAGLRPDPVVYEDQLDASRGFASPYEQSKYEAEVAVREWSAGSGRPVVVFRPSVLVSHRPPHPDRPSDTMEAVARFMLTIASMAVESGLADAEEPVVQTVRVVGDPQARWNVMAVEDAVRDMVRLAERPPPGATATYHIVSTRDLPVSLPVDLLESFLPVRVELVDQPPADPTPLERIIGAVPGFLMYLRHRHVFDDTRTRTALGERLAETLVDRDYLLSGLGIAEMDLAPGDVLAADLLSRALSAYDPTTRLAPAARPDPAARSDPAAPLGPAGRTYPAARTDPAPRVEAAQVRSALGGGAR; from the coding sequence ATGGACGCCGTCGACCAGGAGGCGGGAATTCTCGTGGAGATCGCAATCACCGGGGCAACCGGATTTCTGGGTGTGCATCTGGTGCGGGAACTTCTCGAGCGGAATGCGTCGCTGACGGTGCTGGCCCATGCGGGCTCCGGGGACGCCGCGGACCGGCTCGCCAGGTTCCTGCGGGCCACCGGAGCCAGTCCTCGGCTGATCGACGACCTTCCCCGCCGGATCTCGGTGGTCGACGTGGACGTGGCCGAGCCGTTTCTCGGCCTCGACCGTGCCGACTTCCGACGGATCGCGGACGGCGTCGACGCCGTCTGGCACAGCGCCGCCCAGACGAAGCTCGCCGGTGATCTCGCCGAGTTGCGGCACGTCAACGTCGACGGCACCCGGAACATGCTGGCGCTGGCGGCGGCGGGCGGACGTCGGCCGCGCTTCTACCACGTGAGCACGGCGTTCGTGGCCGGCCTGCGACCCGACCCGGTCGTCTACGAGGACCAGCTCGACGCCTCGCGGGGCTTCGCCAGCCCGTACGAGCAGTCGAAGTACGAGGCGGAGGTCGCGGTCCGGGAGTGGTCGGCCGGCAGCGGCCGGCCGGTCGTGGTGTTCCGCCCGAGCGTCCTGGTCAGCCATCGCCCGCCGCACCCCGACCGGCCCTCGGACACGATGGAGGCGGTCGCCCGCTTCATGCTCACGATCGCCTCGATGGCCGTGGAGAGCGGTCTGGCCGACGCCGAGGAGCCGGTCGTGCAGACCGTGCGGGTCGTCGGCGACCCACAGGCTCGCTGGAACGTGATGGCCGTCGAGGACGCCGTGCGGGACATGGTGCGCCTCGCCGAGCGCCCGCCGCCCGGCGCGACGGCCACCTATCACATCGTCAGCACCCGCGACCTGCCCGTGTCGCTGCCCGTCGACCTGCTGGAGAGCTTCCTGCCGGTGCGCGTGGAGCTCGTCGATCAGCCCCCGGCCGATCCGACGCCACTGGAACGGATCATCGGCGCGGTGCCCGGGTTCCTCATGTACCTGCGTCACCGCCACGTCTTCGACGACACCCGCACCCGCACGGCGCTGGGCGAGCGGCTCGCCGAGACGCTCGTGGACCGGGACTACCTGCTCTCCGGCCTGGGCATCGCGGAGATGGACCTGGCCCCGGGCGATGTGCTCGCCGCCGACCTGCTGTCCCGTGCCCTGTCCGCCTACGACCCGACGACCCGCCTCGCCCCCGCCGCTCGGCCCGATCCCGCCGCTAGGTCCGATCCCGCCGCGCCGCTCGGTCCCGCCGGGCGGACCTACCCGGCCGCGCGAACAGACCCGGCGCCGCGGGTCGAAGCCGCCCAGGTCAGGTCCGCCCTGGGTGGGGGCGCACGATGA
- a CDS encoding PfaD family polyunsaturated fatty acid/polyketide biosynthesis protein: MSVPTWRAGPHPAAFTGPELAACVRAVREPVHLLAVPGRGVGLGLGGDVGAGDPAAPVVVGTLPALYPEWLGDRSFAAAHGVRFPYIAGEMATGIATTAMVTAMARARMLGFFGSGGLGLDRIEQAVVTLAGTLAGQPNWGVNLLHSPGDPALEDTTAALLLRHGVPCVSASAFMSITPAVVRCAASGLRRTPDGRVERRTRVFAKISRPEVAEQFMSPPPGEILRALVDGGQITAAEAELAAGLPIAEDITVEADSAGHTDGRPMAVVVPAVQAVRDRVVARFDYPRPVRVGAAGGLGTPAAVAAAFALGAAYVLTGSVNQVSVESGQSADAKAMLAGADLADVALAPAADMFELGAKVQVLRRGSMFAPRAGLLFEAYRRHDSLDQLAPELRAKLERDLFGMSLDDVWARTAAYWVERDPVQVERALHDAKHRMALVFRWYLGNSGRWALAGERSRRTDYQIWCGPAMGAFNRWISGSFLAQAAERGVVQIALNLLEGAAVVTRAHQVRSFGVPVGVAQFPPRRLALGADG, encoded by the coding sequence ATGTCGGTGCCGACCTGGCGGGCGGGCCCGCACCCGGCGGCCTTCACCGGACCGGAGCTGGCCGCCTGCGTGCGCGCGGTGCGGGAGCCGGTGCACCTGCTGGCCGTGCCCGGCCGGGGCGTCGGCCTCGGTCTCGGCGGCGACGTCGGCGCGGGGGACCCCGCGGCCCCGGTGGTGGTGGGCACCCTGCCCGCCCTGTACCCGGAGTGGCTCGGCGACCGTTCGTTCGCGGCGGCGCACGGGGTGCGTTTCCCGTACATCGCCGGGGAGATGGCGACCGGCATCGCCACGACCGCGATGGTGACCGCGATGGCCCGCGCCCGGATGCTCGGCTTCTTCGGCTCGGGCGGCCTGGGGCTCGACCGGATCGAGCAGGCCGTCGTCACCCTCGCCGGCACGCTCGCCGGCCAGCCGAACTGGGGGGTCAACCTGCTGCACTCGCCGGGCGACCCGGCGCTGGAGGACACCACCGCCGCCCTGCTGCTGCGCCACGGGGTGCCGTGCGTGTCGGCGTCGGCGTTCATGTCGATCACACCGGCGGTGGTCCGCTGCGCGGCGTCGGGGTTGCGCCGCACGCCCGACGGCCGGGTCGAGCGCCGCACCCGGGTGTTCGCGAAGATCTCCCGGCCCGAGGTGGCCGAACAGTTCATGTCGCCGCCGCCGGGAGAGATCCTGCGGGCGCTGGTCGACGGCGGGCAGATCACCGCGGCGGAGGCGGAGCTCGCCGCCGGTCTGCCGATCGCCGAGGACATCACCGTCGAGGCCGACAGTGCGGGGCACACCGACGGCCGGCCGATGGCCGTCGTGGTCCCGGCCGTGCAGGCCGTGCGGGACCGGGTCGTCGCCCGGTTCGACTACCCGCGGCCGGTGCGGGTCGGCGCGGCCGGCGGTCTCGGCACGCCGGCGGCGGTCGCGGCGGCCTTCGCGCTCGGGGCCGCCTACGTGCTCACCGGCTCGGTGAACCAGGTCAGCGTCGAGTCCGGCCAGTCCGCGGACGCCAAGGCGATGCTCGCCGGCGCCGACCTGGCCGACGTGGCGCTCGCGCCGGCCGCGGACATGTTCGAGCTCGGCGCCAAGGTGCAGGTGCTGCGCCGCGGGTCGATGTTCGCACCGCGTGCCGGGCTGCTGTTCGAGGCCTACCGCCGGCACGACAGCCTGGACCAGCTCGCCCCCGAGCTGCGCGCGAAGCTGGAGCGCGACCTGTTCGGCATGTCCCTGGACGACGTGTGGGCCCGAACCGCGGCGTACTGGGTCGAACGCGACCCCGTGCAGGTGGAGCGGGCGCTGCACGACGCCAAGCACCGGATGGCGCTGGTGTTCCGGTGGTACCTGGGGAACTCCGGCCGGTGGGCGCTCGCCGGCGAGCGCAGCCGGCGCACCGACTACCAGATCTGGTGCGGCCCGGCGATGGGCGCGTTCAACCGGTGGATCAGCGGCAGCTTCCTCGCGCAGGCGGCGGAGCGCGGCGTCGTCCAGATCGCCCTGAACCTTCTCGAAGGAGCGGCGGTGGTCACCCGCGCCCATCAGGTGCGCAGCTTCGGGGTGCCGGTGGGTGTCGCTCAGTTCCCCCCACGGCGGCTGGCGCTCGGCGCCGACGGCTGA